Part of the Streptomyces sp. NBC_01353 genome, GGTCATGGACCGCATCCGCCGCGAATGCCCGTGGTCCTCGCAGCAGACGCACAAGGGGCTCACCAAGTACGGCATCGAGGAGGCGTACGAACTCGTCGAGGCGATCGAGGACGGCGACCGCGACGAACTGCGCGAGGAGCTCGGGGACGTCCTCCTCCAGGTCGTCTTCCACGCCCGGATCGCCGAGGACCACGAGGAGGAGCCCTTCTCCGTCGACGACGTGGCTGGGACGATCGTGGAGAAGCTGATCCACCGCCACCCGCACGTCTTCGGCGACGCGACGGCCGAGACGCCGGAGGAGGTCAAGGCGCACTGGCTGCGCACGAAGGCGATCGAGAAGCAGCGCGCGTCGGTGACCGACGGGGTGCCGCTGGGGCAGCCCGGGCTCGCGCTCGCCGCGAAACTGGCGGGCCGGGTGCGTACGGCCGGCCTGGACGTGGCCCTGCCGACCGGCGAGGGCATCGGCTACGAACTGCTCGCCCTCGCCGCCCGCGCGGAGGCGTCCGGCGTCGACCCGGAGGCGGCACTACGGGCCGCGGCCCGCGCCTACCGCGACACGATCCGCGCGACGGAGGGCATACCGACGCCCTGAGCCTCACGGCGCTGCGAGCAGCCGCCCGAGCCCACCGCGCGAGCGAGGGCGTCCCGACCGCCTGAGCCTCACGGCCGGCGGGGGGTGCGGGCCTCGGGGTTGTGCCAGAACGGTTCAGGGGGCTCGATGAGCCACTCGGCGGTGGAGGCCGGGCGGGGGCGGAGACGGCCCGCGGTCGGCAGGTGGTCGTGGTGGAGCCGGGCCGCGCCGAGGTGCTCCAGGACCGGCAGGGCCTCGGCGAGGAAGCCGGGCGGGCCCGCGAGGTACACGTCGTGGGAAGGCCAGTTGCCGCAGGCGTACAGCGCGTGGATCAGCCGCTCGGTCGCCTGGTCGCGCGGGTGGTTCGGCGCGGAGGCGATGTACGTGACGTTCAGCCCGGGTATCCGCTCCTTCAGGCGCGCGACGTCCTCCCGCCCGTACAGATACTCCTTGGACCGGGCGACCAGGAAGAGCCGGGCCTCGGTCCCCTCGGGACCCTCGGCCACCTCCTCGAGGAGCGCCTTGACCGGTGCCCAGCCGGTGCCGGCCGCGATGTAGGTCCGGGGCGTGTCAGGCGTGGTCCGTGAGATCAGCGCGCCGCCGGGCGCGCTCAGCCGCAGCGGCTCGCCCTCGCGCACCTCGTCGACGAGCGCGGTGCTCATCGCGCCGTCCGGGATCCGGCTGACGTGCAGATCCACGGTTCCGTCCGCCCGGGCCGCGTTGGCCAGGGAGTACGTCCGCCACACCCGGGGGACCCGCAGCGAGCTGACGCCCGCGTACTGCCCGGGCAGATAGGCGAAGGGTCGGCGCGGGCGCAGCGTCAGCACCGCCAGGTCCTCGCCGAGCCGCTCGTGGCGCGCCACGACGGCGTCCCACCAGGCCGGCTCCCCGTCCTCCGCCGCCGCCTCGGCGCCCCGCATCATCAGGTCGGCGACGTATCCGTACGTCTCGGTCCACGCCTTCTCGGCCTCGACGGTCCAGGCGGCTCCGGCGGTGTGCGCGAACGCGGCGGTCAGGCTGGCCCCGACAGCGGCGTAGAGGGCGGGCGTCGCCAGGAACTTGCGGTGGTCGCGGCCCAGATGGGCGAGGTAGTGCGGAAGCGCGGGGTCCTCCAGACGGGTCACCACATGGGTGAGCGCGGCGAAGAGCCGGTCGCGCTGGGGGCGCATGTCCTCGGGGAAGAGCTCGCGGACGCCCGGGTTGTTCCAGAAGAGATGGGAGTAGAAGAACGTGACGGCGTGTTCGGCCCGTCTCTCGACAACGGCGAACGTGCTCCTGAGCAACTGGGCATCCACTCCGGAGAATCTAGGGGGTGTCCGGCGGATCTCGGCCGTGGACGCAGCTACACGTGACGATCGCATACCCGGGCCCGGCCCGCGGGCTCTCGGGCCCCCGCGCCCGACCACGGCCCCGGCTCCCGAGCCTCCGCGTCCGCCCACGGGCCCCCGGCTCCGGCGGGCCGGTGCCGTGGCGACCTTGTACCGTCTCAGGGTGAGCACGCCCCGCGCCGAACCCCCCGCCCCCGAGCTCTTCACCTGGGAGTTCGCGACCGATCCGTACCCCGCCTACGCCTGGCTGCGCGAGCACGCGCCCGTCCATCGGGCGAAGCTGCCCAGCGGGGTCGAGGCCTGGCTGGTGACGCGGTACGCGGACGCCCGGCAGGCCCTCGCCGACCAGCGTCTGTCGAAGAACCCGGCGCACCACGACGAGCCCGCGCACGCCAAGGGGAAGACGGGGATCCCGGGGGAGCGCAAGGCCGAGCTGATGACGCATCTGCTCAACATCGACCCGCCCGACCACACCCGGCTGCGCCGGCTGGTCTCGAAGGCCTTCACGCCGCGCCGGGTCGCCGAGTTCGCACCGCGGGTGCAGGAGCTGACCGACCGGCTGATCGACTCGTTCGCGGCGAAGGGCGAGGCGGACCTGATCCACGAGTTCGCGTTCCCGCTGCCCATCTACGCGATCTGCGACCTGCTCGGCGTTCCGCGCGAGGACCAGGACGACTTCCGGGACTGGGCCGGGATGATGATCCGGCACGGCGGAGGGCCGCGCGGCGGGGTGGCGCGGTCGGTCAAGAAGATGCGCGGGTATCTCGCGGAGCTGATCCACCGCAAGCGGCTCGACCCGGGCGACGATCTGATCTCGGGGCTCATCAAGGCGTCCGACCACGGCGAGCACCTCACCGAGAACGAGGCCGCCGCCATGGCCTTCATCCTTCTCTTCGCGGGGTTCGAGACCACGGTCAACCTGGTCGGCAACGGGGTGTACGCCCTGCTGCGCAACCCGGGCGAGCGCGAGCGGCTCCAGGCCTCGCTCGTGGCGGGGGAGCGGGGACTCCTGGAGACCGGTGTCGAGGAGCTGTTGCGGTACGACGGGCCGGTGGAGCTGGCGACCTGGCGGTACGCCATGGAGCCGCTGACCATCGGCGGGCAGGAGATCCCTGCGGGCGACCCGGTCCTCGTCGTGCTCGCCGCCGCCGACCGCGACCCGGCGCGATTCGACGAACCGAACACCCTCGATCTGTCGCGGCGGGACAACCAACACCTGGGGTACGGGCACGGCATCCACTACTGCATCGGCGCTCCGCTCGCCCGGCTGGAGGGACAGATCGCGCTCGCTACGCTCCTGACTCGCCTGCCGGACCTGCGACTTGCCGCCGATCCTGCCGATCTGCGGTGGCGCGGCGGGCTCATCATGCGTGGATTGCGCACGCTTCCGGTCGAGTTCTCCCCTTTGGGTAGCTGACGGTCCGTCAAGACTGTGACTTTTACGTGATCTCCGCTGCATCGACTTGTTACTGACGTTCGAATGCCGCTACGTTCACCGTCATCTCAGCAGTCACGCGAAAGGCCCTCCGCATGCGCTCCGGGAACGGACGACACCGCAGACCCCGCCAGGCCCCCGCCATAGTCGTCGCCGCAGGCGTGACCGGATCCGCCCTGGCGATGCCGCTGCTCGCCGCGGGCTCCGCCTCAGCCGCCGACGCCGCCACCTGGGACCGGGTGGCCGAGTGCGAGACGGGCGGCCTGTGGAGCGCACACTTCGGCAACGGTCTCTATGGCGGACTGCAGTTCACGCAGGAGACCTGGGAGACGTACGGCGGTCTGGGGTACGCGACCAGCGCTGACCTCGCGAGCCGTGCCCAGCAGATCGCGGTGGCCGAGAAGGCGCTCGCCGCCGGCTCCACGCAGTGGGCCACCTGCGCCCCGATCGCCGGACTGACGAACGACGGCGCCGCGCCCGGCGTCGACCCGGGCCCTGCGGTCACGCCGGAGGAGCCCACGGGCCCCGTCGAGGAGTCGAACCGGACGGCGGGCCTTCCGGCCACCCCCGGGGCCACCACCCCCGAGACCGGCACCCCTGAGACCGCCGCGCCCTCGACGTCGAACCCGACCGCCACCCCCGAGACGTCCGTCACGCCCTCCGCTCCGGCGACTCCGGGCACCGGTAAGCACCGCGGTGACGCGGCCCCGGAGGAGACGGTCAATCCGGGCGAGAGCGGCGAAAATGGTCGACATGCCGCACCGACGGACACGCCGACTGACGCGCCGACAGGTGACGCGACCTCGGGTAAGAATGGGGATAAGTCGGACAGTACGGATGTAGCGGGCGTCGGGGACGTCAAGGATGTCAAGGACCCCTCGGGCGTTACCGACACTCAGGACAACTCGGGCGAGTACACCGTCAAGGCGGGCGACAATCTCACCGACATTGCACGGGAGAACGAACTCCCGGGCGGCTGGGGCGCCCTCTATGACGCCAACCGTTCGACGGTGGGTGCCGATCCGGACCTCATCATCCCTGGCCAGAGCCTCGACCTGACGATCGATCTCCTTCCGGCGAAGGGGTAGTTCAGGG contains:
- a CDS encoding transglycosylase family protein, whose translation is MTGSALAMPLLAAGSASAADAATWDRVAECETGGLWSAHFGNGLYGGLQFTQETWETYGGLGYATSADLASRAQQIAVAEKALAAGSTQWATCAPIAGLTNDGAAPGVDPGPAVTPEEPTGPVEESNRTAGLPATPGATTPETGTPETAAPSTSNPTATPETSVTPSAPATPGTGKHRGDAAPEETVNPGESGENGRHAAPTDTPTDAPTGDATSGKNGDKSDSTDVAGVGDVKDVKDPSGVTDTQDNSGEYTVKAGDNLTDIARENELPGGWGALYDANRSTVGADPDLIIPGQSLDLTIDLLPAKG
- a CDS encoding cytochrome P450; this translates as MSTPRAEPPAPELFTWEFATDPYPAYAWLREHAPVHRAKLPSGVEAWLVTRYADARQALADQRLSKNPAHHDEPAHAKGKTGIPGERKAELMTHLLNIDPPDHTRLRRLVSKAFTPRRVAEFAPRVQELTDRLIDSFAAKGEADLIHEFAFPLPIYAICDLLGVPREDQDDFRDWAGMMIRHGGGPRGGVARSVKKMRGYLAELIHRKRLDPGDDLISGLIKASDHGEHLTENEAAAMAFILLFAGFETTVNLVGNGVYALLRNPGERERLQASLVAGERGLLETGVEELLRYDGPVELATWRYAMEPLTIGGQEIPAGDPVLVVLAAADRDPARFDEPNTLDLSRRDNQHLGYGHGIHYCIGAPLARLEGQIALATLLTRLPDLRLAADPADLRWRGGLIMRGLRTLPVEFSPLGS
- a CDS encoding globin domain-containing protein — protein: MDAQLLRSTFAVVERRAEHAVTFFYSHLFWNNPGVRELFPEDMRPQRDRLFAALTHVVTRLEDPALPHYLAHLGRDHRKFLATPALYAAVGASLTAAFAHTAGAAWTVEAEKAWTETYGYVADLMMRGAEAAAEDGEPAWWDAVVARHERLGEDLAVLTLRPRRPFAYLPGQYAGVSSLRVPRVWRTYSLANAARADGTVDLHVSRIPDGAMSTALVDEVREGEPLRLSAPGGALISRTTPDTPRTYIAAGTGWAPVKALLEEVAEGPEGTEARLFLVARSKEYLYGREDVARLKERIPGLNVTYIASAPNHPRDQATERLIHALYACGNWPSHDVYLAGPPGFLAEALPVLEHLGAARLHHDHLPTAGRLRPRPASTAEWLIEPPEPFWHNPEARTPRRP
- a CDS encoding nucleoside triphosphate pyrophosphohydrolase, whose protein sequence is MNAEAPVDPGRIVLLTASHRVAPGLLSWPAWQALHGADRVLCGDEHHPQLPYLREAGVAVEHARPAAQELVDACAGGRTVVVLPSGEGDQALTDGLARLAGSGRVTMPDLELLPGSYDLPGARLLDLVQVMDRIRRECPWSSQQTHKGLTKYGIEEAYELVEAIEDGDRDELREELGDVLLQVVFHARIAEDHEEEPFSVDDVAGTIVEKLIHRHPHVFGDATAETPEEVKAHWLRTKAIEKQRASVTDGVPLGQPGLALAAKLAGRVRTAGLDVALPTGEGIGYELLALAARAEASGVDPEAALRAAARAYRDTIRATEGIPTP